One genomic window of Leptospira harrisiae includes the following:
- a CDS encoding SRPBCC family protein, which translates to MELKTKVYAEDGKQELRIEREFDLPTSLVFKAHTVPELIEQWMGNKVLQFEAKNHGSWIFETKNPDGIVLFRANGVLLNIKENESFVRTFEMENTGFPVQLEFFTFQKISETKCKLIMHIIYKSVEHRDQILKMPFAQGINMAHNHLEKVLGEKV; encoded by the coding sequence ATGGAACTCAAAACAAAAGTTTATGCAGAAGACGGCAAACAAGAGTTAAGAATCGAACGTGAGTTTGATTTACCAACTTCTTTGGTTTTTAAAGCTCATACAGTACCAGAACTCATCGAACAGTGGATGGGAAACAAAGTCCTCCAGTTCGAAGCAAAAAATCATGGAAGTTGGATTTTTGAAACCAAAAATCCGGACGGGATCGTTTTGTTTCGAGCCAACGGAGTATTACTCAATATAAAAGAAAATGAAAGTTTTGTTCGTACCTTTGAAATGGAAAATACTGGTTTTCCTGTTCAACTTGAGTTTTTTACCTTCCAAAAAATTTCAGAAACCAAATGCAAACTAATCATGCATATCATTTATAAGTCCGTCGAACATAGAGACCAAATTTTAAAGATGCCATTTGCACAGGGAATCAATATGGCCCACAACCATTTGGAAAAAGTTCTTGGTGAGAAAGTTTAA
- a CDS encoding YdeI/OmpD-associated family protein, whose protein sequence is MKQTNSKMNQVDLYFQKIKNWKLEFQILRSIVLEIELQEEIKWGQPCYTWNGKNIFLIHGFKDYFAILFFKGALLKDPKKILIQQTKNVQSARQIRFQNASEIIKLKTVIKSYIKEAIQLEQSGKNVVMKKTSEFEFPEEFLKQLEEDPKLQTAFESLTPGRQRAYLLHFSGAKKSETRKERIEKQIPNILKGKGLND, encoded by the coding sequence ATGAAACAGACAAATTCCAAAATGAATCAAGTCGATTTATATTTCCAAAAAATCAAAAACTGGAAACTGGAATTTCAAATCTTAAGATCAATTGTATTAGAAATTGAATTACAAGAAGAAATCAAATGGGGACAACCTTGTTACACTTGGAATGGAAAAAACATATTCCTAATCCATGGATTCAAAGATTACTTTGCTATTTTATTTTTTAAAGGTGCCTTACTCAAAGACCCGAAAAAAATACTCATCCAACAAACTAAAAATGTACAATCCGCAAGACAAATCCGATTCCAAAATGCTTCTGAAATCATAAAACTAAAAACAGTTATCAAATCTTATATCAAAGAAGCCATTCAACTGGAACAATCTGGGAAAAACGTGGTTATGAAAAAAACTTCGGAGTTTGAGTTTCCAGAAGAGTTTTTAAAACAATTAGAAGAAGATCCAAAGTTACAAACTGCTTTTGAATCTTTAACGCCCGGCAGGCAAAGAGCCTACCTACTCCATTTTTCAGGCGCAAAAAAATCTGAAACCAGAAAAGAAAGAATCGAAAAACAAATTCCAAATATTTTAAAAGGCAAAGGTTTAAACGACTAA
- a CDS encoding DoxX family protein, whose translation MSEKTKKIAYWFFTLWLSLGMVSTAIVQLIKLPEEVEKINQLGYPTYFLTLLGVWKLLGVVAVLSPKFVLLKEWAYAGFFFAMSGAAISHIVCGHPFGEIFPSLLLLSLTVISWYLRPEGRKIKS comes from the coding sequence ATGTCAGAAAAAACAAAAAAAATAGCTTATTGGTTCTTTACTCTTTGGTTGTCACTCGGGATGGTATCCACAGCGATTGTACAACTAATCAAACTTCCCGAAGAAGTAGAAAAAATCAACCAATTGGGTTACCCTACTTATTTTCTTACGCTTCTTGGAGTTTGGAAATTGCTAGGTGTTGTGGCAGTCTTATCACCAAAATTTGTTTTGCTAAAAGAATGGGCTTATGCGGGTTTTTTCTTTGCCATGTCTGGAGCTGCCATTTCCCATATTGTCTGTGGCCATCCATTTGGAGAAATTTTTCCTTCTTTACTACTTCTATCACTCACAGTGATTTCTTGGTATTTACGACCTGAAGGTAGAAAAATCAAAAGTTAA
- the pnuC gene encoding nicotinamide riboside transporter PnuC, whose protein sequence is MLDLSLFFSKELQIFSVFGNTMSLIELLGTTTGLLCVYLASKNHILTWPFGILTSICFFFLFFQIQLYSDMLLQIYFFGSSVYGWLVWRKKTGIYVKIQSLGKTKNIILLFVMIFGIYFLGQITSRLPLWLPSIFVKPPEFLYWDAFTTVGSIIANFLLAQRKLESWFLWVFVDVVCIAIYFLKEIPFVTLEYIVFLLIAFYGCYHWYQEYKLNRHSME, encoded by the coding sequence ATGTTGGATTTGTCCTTATTCTTTTCAAAAGAACTTCAGATTTTTTCTGTATTCGGTAACACGATGAGTCTGATCGAACTCCTTGGCACAACTACTGGTCTTCTTTGTGTTTACTTAGCATCGAAAAATCATATCCTTACTTGGCCTTTTGGGATTTTAACTTCTATTTGTTTTTTCTTTTTATTTTTCCAAATCCAACTTTATTCAGATATGTTGTTACAAATCTATTTTTTTGGATCGAGTGTTTATGGTTGGTTGGTATGGAGAAAAAAAACCGGTATTTATGTAAAAATCCAATCTTTAGGCAAAACAAAAAACATTATCCTTTTATTTGTGATGATTTTTGGGATTTATTTTTTGGGGCAAATCACAAGCCGGCTGCCATTATGGTTACCCAGTATTTTTGTAAAACCACCTGAGTTTTTATATTGGGATGCATTTACAACTGTGGGAAGTATCATTGCCAATTTTTTGCTTGCTCAGAGAAAGTTGGAATCCTGGTTTTTATGGGTGTTTGTCGATGTAGTTTGTATCGCCATTTATTTCTTAAAGGAAATTCCCTTTGTAACTTTGGAATACATTGTTTTTTTACTCATTGCATTTTATGGATGTTATCATTGGTATCAGGAATATAAACTAAATCGTCATTCCATGGAATGA
- a CDS encoding methyltransferase domain-containing protein — protein MKGFLKKQNFGFGKNGKEFDGTYWSDIYGNGLDVDGSYNAKQHAEYLKALFQLMEIPVYKIADFGFGKAILLREMVKSFSPVKVFAVDASKEAYEDLKKKDWVKRSDKFHIFHESLETLKLPKLEKEPVELGICNSVIQYLPDSMIPGVLEKMAKYCNYLYFTVPTNEDYSVMKEEMNFTDPYAFSRSKKKYRKWISRDFEIVGYNLLQSKWLGEKGFKEDFFRI, from the coding sequence ATGAAAGGTTTTCTGAAAAAACAAAACTTCGGCTTTGGGAAAAATGGGAAAGAGTTTGATGGTACCTATTGGTCTGATATTTACGGGAATGGGTTGGACGTAGATGGATCTTACAACGCCAAGCAACATGCCGAATACTTAAAAGCACTCTTTCAATTAATGGAGATTCCGGTTTACAAAATTGCTGACTTCGGATTTGGAAAAGCAATTTTACTCCGAGAAATGGTAAAATCATTTTCACCTGTTAAAGTATTTGCTGTGGATGCATCCAAGGAAGCTTACGAAGACCTAAAGAAAAAAGACTGGGTCAAACGTTCAGACAAATTTCATATTTTTCATGAATCCTTAGAAACACTCAAACTCCCCAAATTAGAAAAGGAACCGGTGGAACTTGGAATTTGTAATTCTGTGATCCAATATCTCCCCGATTCAATGATTCCAGGGGTTCTGGAAAAGATGGCAAAGTATTGTAATTACCTATATTTTACAGTTCCAACTAACGAAGACTATTCGGTAATGAAAGAAGAAATGAATTTTACTGATCCATATGCTTTTTCTCGATCGAAAAAAAAATACAGGAAATGGATTTCTCGTGATTTTGAAATTGTAGGTTATAACCTTTTGCAAAGTAAATGGTTAGGTGAGAAGGGATTTAAGGAAGATTTTTTTAGGATTTAG
- a CDS encoding aconitate hydratase, with amino-acid sequence MAFDIEMIAARYSKMEAAITQARKVVGRPLTLTEKILYNHLWDGNPTKSFGRGVDYVDFAPDRVAMQDATAQMALLQFMQAGRKKVAVPSTVHCDHLITAKDESGVDLGIAVKENKEVYDFLSSVSNKYGIGFWKPGAGIIHQVVLENYAFPGGMMIGTDSHTVNAGGLGMVAIGVGGADACDVMAGLAWELKWPKAIGVKLTGKLDGWTSAKDVILKVAGILTVKGGTGAIVEYFGPGAEALSCTGKGTICNMGAEIGATTSTFGYDESMERYLRSTNRSDVADLANKYKAHLTADPEVYADPSKYFDQVIEIDLNTLEPYVNGPFTPDLATPISKMKEEAAKNGWPLKVEVGLIGSCTNSSYEDISRAASLAKQVAAKGLKTKAEFTITPGSELVRYTIQRDGFIDSFHKIGAKVFSNACGPCIGMWSRVGAEKKEKNTIVHSFNRNFQARQDGNPNTYAFVASPEITTALAIAGDLGFNPLTDTLTNEKGEQVKLDPPTGEELPNKGFAVEDAGFVAPATDGSGVQVIVDPTSTRLQLLAPFKAWEGTDLKGLKLLIKAKGKCTTDHISMAGPWLKFRGHLDNISNNLLIGATNIFNSKTNEVKNQLTGNYEPVPQTQRAYKAQGIGSIVVGDENYGEGSSREHAAMEPRHLGVRAVLVKSFARIHETNLKKQGMLALTFANKDDYDKIQEDDVIDIVGLTSFAEGKSLTLVLNHKDGKKDEISVNHTYNAQQIEWFKAGAALNLMKA; translated from the coding sequence ATGGCATTTGATATAGAAATGATAGCGGCACGTTATTCCAAAATGGAAGCGGCCATCACACAAGCCAGGAAGGTAGTGGGTCGACCCCTCACACTTACAGAAAAGATTTTATACAACCACCTTTGGGATGGAAATCCAACAAAGAGTTTTGGTCGCGGTGTCGACTATGTTGACTTTGCACCAGACCGTGTGGCGATGCAAGATGCAACAGCGCAAATGGCGCTTCTCCAATTTATGCAAGCTGGTCGTAAAAAAGTAGCGGTTCCTTCCACCGTTCACTGTGACCACTTAATCACGGCAAAAGACGAATCAGGTGTGGATCTCGGAATAGCTGTCAAAGAAAACAAAGAAGTATATGATTTTTTATCCTCCGTTTCAAATAAATATGGAATTGGTTTTTGGAAACCAGGTGCTGGTATCATCCACCAAGTAGTTTTAGAGAACTATGCATTCCCAGGCGGAATGATGATCGGAACCGATTCCCACACAGTGAATGCTGGAGGACTCGGAATGGTGGCCATCGGTGTTGGTGGAGCTGACGCTTGTGATGTGATGGCAGGTCTTGCTTGGGAACTTAAATGGCCAAAAGCCATCGGTGTCAAACTCACTGGGAAGTTAGATGGTTGGACATCTGCCAAAGACGTAATCTTAAAAGTTGCCGGGATCCTCACTGTAAAAGGCGGAACTGGCGCGATTGTGGAATACTTTGGTCCAGGTGCTGAAGCTCTCTCTTGTACTGGAAAAGGTACAATCTGTAACATGGGAGCAGAAATTGGGGCTACAACTTCTACTTTCGGTTATGATGAATCAATGGAACGTTACTTAAGATCCACTAACAGAAGTGATGTGGCTGATCTTGCTAACAAATATAAGGCACATTTAACAGCTGACCCAGAAGTGTATGCAGATCCATCCAAATACTTTGACCAAGTGATCGAAATTGATCTCAACACTTTAGAGCCTTATGTGAATGGCCCATTTACTCCAGACCTTGCGACTCCTATTTCTAAAATGAAAGAAGAGGCAGCAAAAAATGGTTGGCCACTCAAAGTGGAAGTAGGTCTGATCGGATCTTGCACTAACTCTTCTTACGAAGATATCTCAAGAGCCGCATCCCTTGCCAAACAAGTGGCTGCCAAAGGTTTAAAAACCAAAGCAGAATTTACAATCACTCCTGGATCGGAACTAGTTCGATACACCATCCAAAGAGATGGTTTTATTGATTCCTTCCACAAAATTGGAGCCAAAGTTTTTTCAAATGCTTGTGGTCCTTGTATTGGAATGTGGTCACGAGTGGGAGCAGAGAAAAAGGAAAAGAACACGATTGTTCACTCCTTCAATCGTAACTTCCAAGCACGTCAAGACGGAAACCCAAACACTTATGCTTTTGTAGCTTCTCCAGAAATCACTACGGCACTTGCCATTGCTGGGGACTTAGGGTTCAATCCACTCACTGACACTTTAACTAACGAAAAAGGCGAGCAAGTAAAACTGGACCCACCTACCGGGGAAGAACTTCCTAACAAAGGTTTTGCGGTAGAGGATGCAGGTTTTGTGGCTCCGGCGACAGATGGTTCAGGAGTCCAAGTCATTGTGGATCCAACATCCACAAGATTACAACTTCTTGCTCCATTCAAAGCATGGGAAGGCACAGACCTCAAAGGTCTAAAACTACTCATCAAAGCCAAAGGAAAATGTACAACTGACCATATTTCGATGGCCGGTCCTTGGCTTAAGTTTCGTGGTCACTTGGATAATATTTCCAATAACTTACTCATTGGGGCTACGAACATCTTTAATAGCAAAACCAATGAAGTAAAAAACCAACTCACCGGAAACTATGAACCAGTTCCACAAACCCAAAGAGCTTACAAAGCACAAGGAATTGGATCCATTGTGGTTGGGGATGAAAACTATGGAGAAGGGTCTTCTAGGGAACATGCAGCAATGGAACCAAGACACTTAGGTGTGAGAGCCGTTCTTGTAAAATCCTTTGCGCGGATTCACGAAACCAACTTGAAAAAACAAGGGATGTTGGCACTTACCTTCGCAAACAAAGACGATTACGATAAGATCCAAGAAGATGATGTGATTGATATTGTAGGACTCACAAGTTTTGCAGAAGGTAAATCACTCACTCTTGTTCTCAACCATAAGGATGGGAAAAAGGATGAAATTTCTGTAAACCATACTTACAATGCGCAACAGATCGAATGGTTCAAAGCAGGTGCTGCTTTGAATTTGATGAAAGCGTAA
- a CDS encoding FlgO family outer membrane protein, translated as MNMLPHLGWNLHFKRFFLALILFSISACYLGEERESKPKKATVPPLEQLAVSLSEKGFYFQPQRLVVLTFLDHEGKKSPYGDILAEKLTTELVKRDRFQILDRLANEKVLKEAGLGLDAPTDTATLRKIGDVLKLDVIITGIVTPYQDGVFVNTRLIEIKSGLILKADEVYVRIDG; from the coding sequence ATGAATATGTTACCTCACTTGGGATGGAACTTGCATTTTAAAAGATTCTTTTTGGCATTGATTTTATTTAGCATTAGCGCTTGTTATTTGGGAGAAGAGAGAGAATCCAAACCCAAAAAGGCAACCGTACCCCCTCTGGAACAATTGGCTGTTTCCCTCTCAGAAAAAGGATTTTATTTCCAACCACAGCGATTGGTCGTTCTGACTTTTTTAGACCACGAGGGTAAAAAAAGCCCTTACGGTGACATCCTTGCAGAAAAATTAACCACAGAACTAGTAAAAAGGGATAGGTTTCAAATTTTAGACCGCCTGGCCAACGAAAAGGTTTTAAAAGAAGCAGGGCTTGGTTTGGATGCACCAACTGACACTGCCACCTTGCGGAAAATAGGCGATGTTTTGAAATTGGACGTTATCATTACGGGAATTGTGACACCATACCAAGACGGTGTTTTTGTCAATACAAGGCTCATCGAAATTAAATCCGGGCTCATCCTCAAAGCCGATGAAGTTTATGTCCGTATCGACGGGTAA
- the queA gene encoding tRNA preQ1(34) S-adenosylmethionine ribosyltransferase-isomerase QueA has translation MDFLNEYDFHLPEERIAKFPLENRDESRLLVVDRTQSKFWEAPLFRDITPLIQAGDVFVYNETKVSYRRVFLQVESGRIHESIFLEPDDDENQRWLCILKNRAKLRLGESLSPVGFPNYQFIYQGPKEELSFLNSNLPISDSDFEIFGNIPIPPYLKRNVTEEDKVRYQTIFANRSGSVAAPTAGLHFTEELKDNLKKLGAEFLPVELQIGYGTFRPLTAEQWQTKTLHREKYLVSESTATKLNDARKEGRRIIAVGTTTLRVLETVFDSQLQKYKVGSSQTDIFLSPGDRIQSVQGLITNFHLPKSSLLLLVSAFATTQLVLDSYQYALKNGFRFYSYGDSMFLF, from the coding sequence ATGGATTTTTTGAATGAATACGATTTTCACCTTCCCGAGGAGCGGATTGCTAAATTTCCCTTAGAAAATAGGGATGAATCTAGGCTTCTTGTAGTGGATCGAACCCAATCAAAATTTTGGGAAGCACCTTTGTTTCGTGACATCACCCCCCTCATACAAGCCGGAGATGTTTTTGTTTACAATGAGACAAAAGTGTCGTATCGACGTGTGTTTTTACAGGTGGAATCGGGCCGAATCCACGAATCTATTTTTTTAGAACCCGACGATGATGAAAACCAAAGATGGTTATGTATTTTAAAAAATAGGGCAAAACTTCGATTAGGTGAAAGTTTGTCGCCTGTTGGGTTTCCCAATTATCAATTTATTTACCAAGGCCCCAAGGAAGAACTTTCGTTTCTCAATTCAAATTTACCTATTTCTGATTCCGATTTTGAAATTTTTGGAAACATTCCAATCCCTCCTTATCTCAAAAGAAATGTAACCGAGGAGGACAAAGTTAGATACCAAACAATTTTTGCCAATCGTTCTGGATCGGTGGCCGCTCCGACCGCCGGACTTCATTTTACAGAAGAGTTAAAAGATAATTTAAAAAAACTTGGGGCAGAGTTTTTGCCAGTAGAGTTACAAATTGGTTATGGGACATTTCGTCCTCTAACTGCTGAACAATGGCAGACCAAAACATTGCACAGGGAGAAATACTTAGTTTCTGAATCCACCGCCACAAAGTTAAACGATGCAAGAAAGGAAGGTAGGCGCATCATTGCGGTGGGAACCACGACGCTTCGGGTTTTAGAAACTGTATTTGATTCTCAACTACAGAAATATAAGGTAGGATCAAGTCAAACTGACATCTTTTTGTCGCCAGGGGACAGAATTCAATCCGTACAAGGATTGATTACTAACTTTCACTTACCTAAGTCAAGCCTGCTGCTACTTGTCAGTGCCTTTGCTACGACTCAACTTGTGTTGGATTCTTATCAATATGCATTGAAGAACGGGTTTCGTTTTTATTCGTATGGAGATTCAATGTTCCTATTTTAA
- a CDS encoding glycosyltransferase family 87 protein, with the protein MWKFFETVEKRGKWILGILLMILLVLSVSRSKQKSDFLDYYHAAERWGTGDNLYRFDVAFELQTKIKTMEDLFRPENLHLLSALQNETATYIYPPLFSFLLIPFTHLSETGAALLFEILSWFSLLGILYLLFQNKELNLKESKYPFIILLATLLFNFRFLESHIQNNQVGLLLILLIFFSLTVRSHWLSGFLLALAVSIKITPLVFLFVFVYEKHYRRILWFLVGILIWNALPLLYQWDYTVQMTNEWLREILGNAFSNPLLRSWKNNQSLSSTLAKYFVSGADLINQPTYGMPFINLSLSTLKIIQLVFMIIFGVPLLLLWRKQNKKWEIVSLLFLVSALFSGISWVHSFVICLIPIYFILNQITNIMNQKKELYILLIILSLPIVVHRTFIGAKLEATLSMFSILFYTTSFLYFYIVRFAFHETKNRH; encoded by the coding sequence ATGTGGAAATTTTTCGAAACCGTAGAGAAACGCGGAAAGTGGATTCTAGGCATACTGCTTATGATTCTCCTAGTCCTTTCCGTATCTAGATCCAAACAAAAGTCGGATTTTTTAGATTATTACCATGCTGCCGAACGATGGGGAACAGGTGACAATCTCTACAGGTTTGATGTAGCATTTGAACTCCAAACCAAAATCAAAACGATGGAAGATCTATTTCGTCCGGAAAATCTCCATTTGCTTTCGGCCCTCCAAAATGAAACCGCCACTTATATTTACCCTCCTTTGTTTTCTTTTCTACTGATTCCATTTACCCATCTGAGTGAAACTGGCGCTGCGCTTCTTTTTGAGATCCTAAGTTGGTTTTCTTTATTAGGAATTCTGTACTTACTATTTCAAAACAAAGAACTAAACCTAAAAGAATCAAAGTATCCTTTTATCATTCTCCTGGCGACTCTCCTCTTTAATTTTCGATTTTTAGAAAGTCATATCCAAAACAACCAAGTAGGACTTCTACTCATCTTACTTATATTTTTTTCCCTTACTGTGCGTTCACATTGGTTAAGTGGTTTTCTATTAGCCCTTGCAGTAAGCATTAAAATCACTCCACTTGTTTTTTTATTTGTATTTGTTTATGAAAAACATTATAGACGTATCCTTTGGTTTTTGGTTGGCATTTTGATTTGGAATGCTCTGCCCCTCCTGTATCAATGGGATTACACAGTTCAAATGACTAATGAATGGCTCCGAGAGATTTTAGGGAATGCATTTAGTAATCCTCTTCTTCGGTCTTGGAAAAACAACCAGTCCTTAAGTTCTACATTGGCAAAGTATTTTGTGTCCGGTGCCGATTTGATCAACCAACCAACTTACGGGATGCCATTTATCAACCTTTCCTTATCTACTTTAAAAATCATCCAACTTGTTTTTATGATAATCTTTGGAGTTCCATTGTTATTACTCTGGAGAAAGCAAAATAAAAAATGGGAAATTGTTTCTCTTTTGTTTTTAGTTTCTGCTCTCTTTAGCGGAATCAGCTGGGTTCATAGTTTTGTAATTTGTTTGATTCCTATTTATTTTATTTTGAATCAAATAACCAATATAATGAATCAGAAGAAGGAATTATATATTCTACTAATTATTTTAAGTTTACCGATAGTAGTCCATCGAACCTTTATCGGCGCTAAACTAGAAGCTACATTGTCGATGTTTTCTATTTTATTTTATACAACTAGTTTTTTATACTTCTACATAGTAAGGTTTGCATTCCATGAAACAAAAAATCGGCATTGA
- a CDS encoding glycosyltransferase family 4 protein produces the protein MTGNSRYLAEVLKIILPKHKSKEFFLYTNKPIHPVFRDLLGPNAKEILEPKNIPGPFYLNFILPRLLKQDGIDVFWGTIQMLPFRKLPIPTYVNYHDLNFVSAPETMAKWNYLQHKFLSPTTMKNADKIFCLSKNTKNEITAFHPGYEKKCLVVYPGVSKQKTGKIKTNFPKDFFLTVGTLEPRKNINRLVDAFLEFKKKYPKDKNSLLILGRRGWGEEGEFLYQKLNDPKIQKQGIQFLEKPDDATLAEAFKQCKAFFFPSLHEGFGLPLLEAMLEDKRCVASNIPVFKEILSEKCDLFVPAKETEAWTKSFEIMSGPKKVRSPKFPAKQWTWEETAKKIEEVLFQ, from the coding sequence ATGACGGGGAATTCAAGATACTTGGCAGAAGTATTAAAAATCATTCTCCCAAAACATAAATCAAAAGAATTCTTTTTGTATACGAACAAACCCATTCACCCGGTTTTTAGAGATTTATTAGGTCCCAATGCAAAAGAGATCCTAGAACCAAAAAACATTCCAGGGCCATTTTATCTGAATTTTATTTTACCTAGACTTTTAAAACAAGATGGAATCGATGTTTTTTGGGGCACCATACAGATGTTACCGTTCCGCAAATTACCGATCCCAACTTATGTAAACTACCATGATCTTAATTTTGTTTCTGCACCAGAAACAATGGCAAAATGGAATTATCTACAACATAAATTTTTGTCTCCAACTACTATGAAAAATGCGGACAAAATCTTTTGTTTGTCAAAAAATACAAAAAATGAAATTACCGCATTCCATCCTGGTTATGAAAAAAAATGTTTAGTCGTATATCCTGGTGTGTCCAAACAAAAAACGGGAAAAATCAAAACCAATTTTCCAAAAGATTTTTTTCTAACCGTTGGAACTTTGGAACCAAGAAAGAATATCAACCGATTGGTAGATGCTTTTTTAGAGTTCAAAAAGAAATATCCTAAAGATAAAAATTCCCTGCTCATTCTTGGCAGAAGAGGATGGGGAGAAGAAGGCGAGTTTTTATATCAAAAACTAAATGATCCAAAAATTCAAAAACAAGGCATTCAGTTTTTAGAAAAACCAGATGATGCCACTTTGGCAGAAGCATTTAAACAATGTAAGGCGTTTTTCTTCCCTTCCTTACATGAAGGATTCGGTTTACCTCTTTTGGAAGCTATGTTAGAAGACAAACGTTGTGTTGCTTCAAACATCCCCGTATTTAAAGAAATTTTATCTGAAAAATGCGATCTTTTTGTTCCGGCAAAAGAAACTGAAGCATGGACAAAATCCTTTGAAATTATGTCAGGACCTAAAAAAGTTAGGTCACCCAAATTCCCCGCCAAACAATGGACATGGGAAGAAACAGCGAAAAAAATAGAAGAGGTACTTTTTCAATGA
- a CDS encoding LIMLP_18675 family protein, whose amino-acid sequence MKFINKWISKWKENQSKKEAAYFGTSLYDELTINPIPSLLLIFTATLFFVYGLPYAFYLGKFFFWFVGILEITKVLKIPFLDELRYYHYLSVFVYFYIAVSLLIDVSRLLNKWNKRTVFVKNEIWQIQRFGFGKKLIKINLDANEIQLGYEHGGLSDYLGFNRMVWAKDGKNLLTSPYFFPYKKNKTIVNRLLNR is encoded by the coding sequence ATGAAATTTATAAATAAATGGATATCTAAATGGAAAGAAAACCAAAGTAAAAAAGAAGCAGCATACTTTGGAACATCGCTATATGATGAATTAACGATAAATCCCATCCCTTCTCTTTTGTTAATTTTTACAGCCACATTGTTTTTTGTTTATGGCCTACCCTATGCATTTTATTTGGGGAAATTCTTTTTCTGGTTCGTTGGTATATTAGAAATCACGAAAGTATTAAAAATACCTTTTTTGGATGAATTAAGATATTATCATTATTTATCCGTATTTGTTTATTTTTACATAGCCGTATCCCTATTAATTGACGTTAGCCGACTTTTAAACAAATGGAATAAAAGAACTGTTTTTGTAAAAAACGAAATCTGGCAAATCCAAAGATTTGGTTTTGGAAAAAAACTTATCAAAATCAATTTAGATGCAAATGAAATTCAACTAGGATACGAACATGGCGGCCTGAGTGACTATCTAGGTTTCAACCGAATGGTTTGGGCTAAAGATGGAAAAAACCTACTAACTTCTCCATATTTTTTCCCTTACAAAAAAAATAAGACAATTGTG